In Natrinema sp. HArc-T2, the genomic window ATGTAGCAGATACATACCTGTCGGCAGATCCCATTCCCTTCTTAGCGAAGCCGCTATCTTGAGGACCAGATATCATATAAGCCTATTTACTTCCATGCCATTGATGCTAGCTGGCCAATGTTAAGAAATTAGTAAGTGGGGTTCTGTTGAAATTATATGTCAACTCTCACTATTACCCCTCCTGGATTAGCTAAAGGAAAGGAGTACTGGGTAGATATTGAGGTCCCCTATAGCAAAATCGTGAAAAAATGGAAGAGGAAATATAAACCTCGTCTACATCAACATGTCAAAAATGGGCGTTTGCAAAAGCGAGTTCTATCTATCTATTTCAAATCTATGGGTAGAACAGATTTCCCTCATGAGCGAGATGATGCTATAGAGGTGCTAGAGAACGAAAGAAAAGAATGGGCAATTAATCTATGTTGCCAATTTGAATTTTCATCGGGGATCAGCACTGATACGATTCGACAGTTTGCTGAAAAGGGGGAAGAAGAAATCATAAATATCGGACTTGAAGACGAATATAATCAAAATATTGGAAACGGAGATTCAAATCCCAATAAAGACGGTCTGACTGCGCTGTGTCAACTGGCAAAGCCTGATCTCCTAAGGGAGATGCTTATCCACTCTAGAGTTTCTAGCCGCTACCCAAAATCTGTTTACAAGAGAGATTCCGGCGGTGTTCCTTCGATTAATAACTGGGACGACCTAATCGATACTTTATCAAAAAACAGTGTAGAGAACTATGCCGTATGGCATCAGTTTGAGCATGAAGGAAGTCGATATATTGCGATAGAACAGGAAGACCGAGATGGTGTTGAACGTCAGGTTGGCGGAAACATAGAGCAGGAACCGGCCAACCTCATAATCCTCCATTTCGAAGGGCCATATTTAGATATCTATACAGATAATCGGAGTTCAGCCAATCTCACACAATCAGGTGTGAATAGGGACATTTCCGGTGAAGAGTATGAAGAAGATAGGAATACAGTTACTCCTAGTGAAGTAGGCGACTTTGCTAAGAATATCTCAGAGAAGGATAAGGAACGGCAGGAAGATGATGCAAACCTTGATTATGTATTGACTGATCTTCATGTGTCAAGGACAACGCTAGCGAACAATCCTGAACTAAAGTTGTCTTCTGCGAGCGGTATTGGTAAGTCAGTTGAGGAACTGAGGAATTTAGGTTACGACCTTTTATCTGATCCAAAGCATATAGATAGGCTGAAGATCAAGTTTAATGGATATACGTTCACTGTAACGAACTCAAAGAGGAGGACTGGAACAGGAGACACATACAGAGAATTGGTGTATGGTTGCCATGCAGGATCATCTATACGGAAAGATTTTGAAAACTTGATGGAAAAAGAGTTCCAGATAGATATTAAGTATCAATCTTCGTCATGAGATCCAAAATAGATATTATATTATCGGATGGTAGAGAAGTTGAAGATAGCGAGATAAGAATTTTAGAACAAGAAATAGATTCAAGTTTGTATACCACAGGTACAAAGAAATTCTATAAATGTTCTCATCCTAGTGATCCAGACTATGAATACATACCTGATCGGAGCTGTGAGGGAACTGTAGATGTTGATGCAGAGAGATTAGTCTGTGAGAAGTGTAGTAGGATAATTACTGACCCACAAGGGAAAGAAGAGTTTCAAAGTGAGATATTATATCTTAATAAACGGGGTGTGAGGGACAAAATACGAAAGAGAGTAAAAGAAGAATTTGATACGACTGCGACCACAGTGAGTAGAAGCTACTTTGACCGTAAGTTTAGCTATGTTCTGGATGTTGAGGACCCCGATATCAATATTTTCATTCTATCTTCGAGTATTAGTGCCGAAGTTGCAGAATGGTGTAAGGTATACAATGAAAAGCCTGTTTTTGCACTGATCGGAGACGCTCGGTCAGTATCAAATAAACTTTCTGACCTGCGGATCCCACATTTTGGCTTTTCAGAGGTTATTTCTGACGATTTTGTTAGTATAATTTCTGAGGCAGACCGTGGACTGCTCTCTGATCGGGAACTCCGCGCAAGTCTCTCGCACCGCCTTTGTTCAGACAGAGAAGTTCTAGAACAGATGGAATACGATGACTTTGAAAGATCTGTACAAAATTTGCTCGCAGGTACTATTGCTACTAGTTCTCTGCTTGGCTCATCGGAGGCTGGCAGCGGTGTCCCAGATGGGCTACTGACTCTTGATTACAGTAGCCCTCCACCGCTCTTTATGTGGGACGCGAAATTTGTAGACTATACTTCTGGTGAAAGGACAAAAACGACGCTCAAGAGCGAGTATGATAAAATATTAAGACATGAAACGAGCATCGAGTCTGTTCCAAGCATTGACAATAATTTTGACGGAGTGGAGGGTATTATCCTATTTACGCCTGGTATAAAAGAATCAAATGTGAAGAGGTTAGCAGAATTTATAGATGAAAATAGATTTCTTCAAAATAGTTCCGGGAATAGCACTATCTGTTATTTCAAATTCGACGCTCTCTTGGAATTATTTAATTTATATACGAAGAACGAATCCAATGTCCAAAGAAAAGAACGAGGATTCCGAGCAACACTGCATAGATATATGACATCCTCCTCAAAACACGATTCAGACACGGATATCATAGATAATACAGAAAACTGTCTCGAGATGGATATTGACGATATACACAATGTATTCTCTCGCGTTGCATCTCTGGGGATTGAACAGAAAGAGATCCCCGATGAGGAGTATTTATCCTTTTTAGAGATGATGAGTACCTAACCCGAAGAAAGTGCTAATCAAAATTCTTGCTCAGAACCCATAGGCCACGGTCGAGCGTCCGCAGTTCCACATCAATTTCATTGGCCAGCGTGTGACAGACTCCGAGATACATGAGATATTCGTCTACGGTTGGCGTCTCTGATAGCTCGGTATCAAGGTGGCCAGCGACCTGAAGCGCACTCCAGGCTCTCTCGTCTAACACCGTATAGGCGATCGGGTCCATGAACAGCAAGAGAGCCGACGCGACAGGCACTCCTACTCCATGCAGGTTGTTCTGTAACGTCTCGACTTTCTCCACAACTGACTGCCGTTCAAGCGTACGTCGTACTGTGTCCTCAGCAAGCTCTGTATCGTTCATTCGAAAATCTGGTATTACTCTATTGCTCTTCCAGCCGACAACCCACTCGAGATCCTCCCACGTCCAAGTCCCCTCTGCGAATGCTATAGGCAGGACATCTAATTGACGCTCTTCCTCTTCGAAATCCACCCTATCCTGTCTCGGGTATGCTCGAGCAGCCTCCCGAATACGCCGACCTGTAAGTTCCATAGACCTAGCAACCCATTATCAGTACTTAGGTTTAACCACAAAATTCTGTGTCTATAGATTAAGAAAAGGAGTCTATAGACACATCTCCGTAGGTCGCTAAGGTCGCATCTCCCGATGAAAACCTCACTGAATGCGCCCGCGAGTCGAATGGATGACGCAGGCCGACGAGCGTGTGTTAGAATTTCTCCATGAGAAAGACATCGTATCGTCTCCAAGTGTCATTGCTGCAAATATTGACTATACGGGCGAATATATTTCGCGGCGCTGTAACAAACTTGAAAATGCTGGTCTACTCCAGCGAGTGGACGCGACAAACTATCGAATTACGGAACTCGGGGAACGGTACCTGATCGGGGAAGTCGATCCTGACGAGCTCTCTCTTGACGATTGCTGATGGCTGTCTCTTAGCCGTTCTGATAAAATGTAAGAAGTCTTAATTAGCGCAAACAGTAATGACAGTACTGCTTATTATGCCAATTCCTCAAATGAGATTGGTTTATAGATCACTGATCGGCCTTCCCTTTCCCAAGTAACTAGCCCGTCTTCCTCGAGCTCATTGAGAGCGTTCTGTACCTGTCTCTGCCCCACGTCAACCAACTTGTGCTGAGAGATCTCGGCGGAACTGGCTGATCCTAATACCATTATAGCGTCCAGTACATCAAGATACGCAACCTGACTAACTTTAGGCCGAGGACCAGCTGTTGGCATAGGCTCGTCGTAGGTATCGTCTGGGTCGTACTTCGATGATAGTGCTGATCGCCGGTGATATTCATTTACTGCCCATTTGCGTGGCTTGCCACACGCCGTCTTAGGATATTTGTAGCAGATCCAGTCCATGACCTGCTTGACAGTTTGGTGATTATTATTAAGTGCGAACTTCAGATACGTGCAGAGTTTGGTTTCAGCACCTGAGCGGTCCCCGCAGTATCCGACTTCATTGTACTCTCCATCCATGAGATACCGGACTGTCTCACCGACATCAGAGTCCAGCAGCATTTGTATTCGACGCTCAACATCAAATGGTGCCTCGACCTCCGCGAGATCCGTAATCTCTTCTGAGATATTGGTGACGTTTGCGTCCGTGGTATGGGCGTGTGTGTTGCCTTGTTGATCTGGAAAGACAGTCGCAGATACCGAGGCGATGGGTCTGTTATGAAGTATGCAGTAGTGGCCTTCTATGTCCGGTGAACAATCGTGCCATTCCTTATCGCATGAATCTAGCTCACTGCCTGGGCCGACAACATACTTCCTGCTAGCCTGAATCGACCCACCATCAAAATCGCCATTTCCGACATCATCTTCGACAGAGAGGTAGTAATGTCGACCATCATGCGGTGACTCAACTGTAAGTGTGGAAGGTAGTCTTTCGATCAAATTAGGGCGTTCGCTGACTTTATAAGGGTCATAGTCTACGATGACCAACCCACCTCCTGCGTAGACGCCATACTGACCGTCAACTGTATGATGCTCGTACTGGGTATGGGCGACTGGTGCCTTACTTCCTTCTTGGAGCGGGATGAACCGCTTAGCATCAAGTCCTGCCTCACGCAGTCTGGACTCGAGTACTTCCTTCGGATCACTTCCTGCTGTTTGGTTCGACTCAGCGTTGGATTTATTGTAATCTTTTACATCATTCGAGTTGTCGTGTCCACTCATAGCTGACCTCCTTGGCACGGCTGTTCAAATCAGGCCGCGCTTGGATCGCGGCCGAACGGTTCTTTGTAGGGGCTATAGGGGCGACTATGTCATCCAACAAAACCCTCGCGTATCCTTGGATATTTAGAAGCCATCACTGCTTCTGTGAGAATACTTATAATGTTAGTTACCACTCAATTGCGTCTATTTCTGGCGGTTCAGAGTCTGGCGAATGGTCAGAAACAAAGGCGACATCGCCGACCTCATGGAAGTATCCCTGCTGTTCGGCCTCGTAATAGATCACCCAGACAGTTTCGGCTGAGGCAACCAGATATGCCGCAAGGAGTCGTCCAAGATCAGTACCAGAGGCCTTGAGGTTCTGATCGAATTGCTTCAGGACATTCTCGGCTGTCGCACCTCCGACGTACTTTGCCTCCTTGTAGTCTCCGTCTTTTGGCTCTTCAGCAAGCCGAATCAAATGACGCCAAGGAATCTCGTTGAGATCGGTGTATTGATTCACCCATTCAGATCCGCTAAGACCCTGATATTCGATTATGTGGTCGTTCGAACCCTTTATGATCCTACCATCTTTGTCGACACTGCGATTACCGTCTGCTTTGAGCTGATCCATCATGAGATCATCAATACCGATGATGGAGAGCTTCTTATAGGCGATTAATGAAATATAGAGATTATTTCAATAAAATCGCAAAGGTTGCCGATTCTCTGCGTTACCTCTAATCTGACCCTCTTAGTGGCTGAATCTGGGCAACGGTTGTTGGCATATATATTCCAACTGTCAACTTCACATATTCTTTGGAGACTGTAAATGAACTCCAAAGTATATGCTGGCAGAGGCGACGGCGCTTTATGTATGACCACGAGCGAAACGCCGCGTTCTACGAATTCCAAAGGACAGGCGACTGTCTGGCTCAAGCCTGCGCAGGTCAAAGATTTGAGAAACGCCATCGTCAAAAAGAGCCCGAGCTACTTGAAACAGCGAAACGATGCTCTGATTCAACTACTCTATGACACTGGCTTGCGAGTCGGTGAGGCTGTCCAAGTAGACGTAGAGCATCTCGATCTTGATGAATCCGTGCTAGGGCTTCCGGCCGATCTGCAGAAAGACTACCCAAACGAGAATACCCCGACGTATACCCGGATCGGGTTGGCCGAAGAAACCACTCGAGTCCTCGATCAGTACCTCAGTAGTCGATGGAAAGAATCAGTCGCCCTATTTCCGTCAACACACTCTGATCGGATGACTACACAAGCCGTTCGAGACGTTGTGAGTCTGGCTGCTGAAGCCGCTGAGGTTCAGCCGCATACTCGTACTGGACGAGGCGAGCCCGGCGACATCACGCCGCACACACTACGACACTCGGTTGCGTATCGGATGCTAAACCACGAGGATGGGCATACGCTCTACAATGTTCGGAACCGCCTGCGACACTCAACAATCCAAACAACGGAGAAAGTATATGACCACTTCGACAGCGTATAGGATATAAAACACTATATAAATTTAGCTTTCAGCAGCAAATAGAGTATGCCTATCCAACAACTCAGATTGTATGATATAATAGTGGATCTTCTACCTGGTGTTATTTTTATTGCCCTTCTATATCCTATTTCTGATAGTTCTATCGTTGATAGTGTTCCTACGTTTCTCTCATCCGGACCTGTTTTCGCAATTATATTGATTACAGCCGGTTATGTCCTTGGAAGGTTAATTCACTCCACAACAGGGAAATTAAATGATGTTCTGCAAGAAAGTCGGCAGTTGTTTATTGGAATACTCTTACTAGAGCTATCAGTATTATTGCTTATTGTCCAAGCTTCCCTTCTTTTGATCCCATTTGATTCACTATCATTCGATATAGTGTCTAACTTTCATCACATAACCAGTACAGAACCTGATGCGGAGGATATTGTGATGTATTTGATAACTCAGATATTTTCCCTATATATCGTGTATAAATTCATGGTAGCAATTCGATACTTCCCGTGGGACTTGGATACTGAAGCTAAGATTCAAGATGATAACGCTTTGAGTTCTATCTATACTCTGTTACCAGCAGAATATCCTGATGAAGATATAGATTCTTGGCTCAAAAAAGGGAATGTGTCAATATCGACTTCCGATTCACTGTCTGGTCCAATTGAGGCATCTATGTATGCGAAGATAAAATCTGCTTTGAATAAACAGTATGACATAGATATAAATCAAACTTCACTTCCTCATGGTAACACTGACCTTGAGTGGATCAGGTATATCGGGTATTCGAAAATGTTTGGTAAAGAGACACTCTACCAAAGATATAATATACTAACGACCTTCTTCCGCAACCTATCTGTTGTTTTTTGGATAGTTTATCTGCTCTATTCTTTCCTGAGTCTCATCTCACTACTTGGTCCCGGCAGAGAGTTCAGATGGATGAATTGGGATTTTAGTTCACGATATTTGATGGTCTGGATTCTATTTCTCCTTGCAATATCATTTTCAACACAGGTGAGTAAATATTCAAAATATAGAAATCGACAATTCATAGCCGATTTATATAATGTTCTGAATTAAATGAAACTCAGCCTATTAATTTTGTGAGCCAGCCCTGGTTTTGTCGTTCTCGTTCTCTTTCCTTTATAATTCGCCGCTCTGATTGCTGCTCACTAAGTAATCGTTGTTGCCAGCCTCCTCGAGATCGTGTTGAACGTTCATATGCGGCATCGAATGCATCCCGCAATTGATGAACCTGTTCAGGAGTAAGTGCCGTACGGCCATCATCGAGGCCAGCTTCTTGTCTCATTTCTCGCCCTGACCAAATCGATTCTCGAGGTGGATGAGACGCTAGTACCATCTCGAGATTATTCAAGAGTGTATAACGTCGCCACGTAGTTTCAGCCTCGTTTAGATTGCCTAAGATGTGATCCCGGTTTAATTCTGCATCCACAAGTCGCTCCACCTCAGGAGGTACATCGCTCTCGACCAGCGTTTCGATAAGACTTGGTGCTCCAGATTGGGCATACCCTGGCACGGACAGATTGACGCCGCTGTCATTGCGGCTCTTCCGATCGTGCCCTGGTCCGGTGCTGGCCTTGGAACTCGTGCTCGATCCGTTCTGTCGTTGTTGCTGCTTGTTCTGTGTACGCTGCTTCCTACTGCTACGGGATGGACCGGGAGAACTCATTGTCGGGCCTTGTGTTCTGAACTGGCTGATTTCTTTTCTAAGGCGATCTGGAGCCCTGTTGGGATCGCGTTACCCTCGCCTTGCTCATCTATTTTCAATGCCTGTTGGAGTACAAACTGGTGAATTGACTCGTACCCGTACACCTTGCAGATCCGCTTGAGAGCTAGGTGAGTGTCTTCGTGGACAGTGATTGTAGTGTATCCTTCCATGCCCCTGACAACATAGTGTACAGCCTCACCCTGATAATACATTTATGCGGAACACAGCCATGGCGCTGTTAGTGGATTAGAGCCACTGGTACATGTAGAGAACACACCTCTCACATACTCGCTTTTCAAGAAACGCAATACGGCGTAGGCCTCCAGACCGCTATATGCCTATGCACAACTAATGCCATAATTATCTATACCCGCGTTAAAGCGATAGGATCGGACCAGCAGACATACCCAACTCCAGCCTTGCTGATTCTGTTTTTGAGATCTGAATAAGAACGAATAACCTTCGCACAGGAACGCAAGTGAGTTTAATAGCAAAGAAAAAGCTGATAAATAGGAATGGCTTACCCTGTGAAACCTCTGAAAGTCCTCAGAGCGATTATGATTTTCGGCCTGGTTCTTTTGCCTTCGGTGCCAGGTGTGGAGATCGGTATAGTCGCAACAAGCCTACTAGCATTAATCGCTGGCGGCGCATACTTATTTGACGCATATAGGTCAGAGCAGGAAATCCAGGAGGCTCATGAAACACTCGAGAAATTAGAAGAAGGTGAACTAACGCTTGAACAGATTCAAGCTGGTGAAGACGGCTTAAAAGTCAAAGACGATGATGGAAACCTCACTCAAATCAACTAGATATTAGCCTTCGAACCGCTCATAGGCCTCTTTCACGTCCTCATCGATGAACTGGAGGTATTCCATTGTAATCTCGAGCGAAGAATGGCCGAGATGTTGCTGAATCCTCCGAATGTCTATGTCTGATTTCAGTGCGTTAACCGCGTGGCCGTGTCGCAGAGTATGCGGTGTGACTCGATACCGCTTGTTTCCACACTGATCCTTGTACATTACCTCCTGAATTCCTGCTGCCTCCGCAGCTGGCTTCACTACCTTGTCTGTGACTGTTGACTCGTGGAGTTGCTCAGACCGTTCAGTCACAAACAGATACTCTGAGGACTCGGCAGGAACGTAAGAGGCTCTATGACCACCGTCGAGCCATTGGTCAAAGAGCAGATCAAGCGATGGCTGGTAGAATACGGAGCGCGTTTCTTTGCTCTTGTTTGACCAAACCTCGATACGGCGATTCTTTCGGTCGACCTCATCCAATTTGATTTCATTGAGTTCGATTTTTCGGATGCCTGTCTGCCACATCAGCCG contains:
- a CDS encoding MarR family transcriptional regulator; translated protein: MRPRVEWMTQADERVLEFLHEKDIVSSPSVIAANIDYTGEYISRRCNKLENAGLLQRVDATNYRITELGERYLIGEVDPDELSLDDC
- a CDS encoding tyrosine-type recombinase/integrase, with protein sequence MDDWITRHLDRVKVKKAESSYDTHLSNLRNFDRWLSDQDESLTDLRALDLEDYFVDQMEQGYAPNTIASRYESVRALFNRLSGRFEAIEENPFEDLERKEFVKKDTKKHNNADIVYVTPEEKEAMCENVPSPTLRNELIIRLMWQTGIRKIELNEIKLDEVDRKNRRIEVWSNKSKETRSVFYQPSLDLLFDQWLDGGHRASYVPAESSEYLFVTERSEQLHESTVTDKVVKPAAEAAGIQEVMYKDQCGNKRYRVTPHTLRHGHAVNALKSDIDIRRIQQHLGHSSLEITMEYLQFIDEDVKEAYERFEG
- a CDS encoding bifunctional DNA primase/polymerase — encoded protein: MSGHDNSNDVKDYNKSNAESNQTAGSDPKEVLESRLREAGLDAKRFIPLQEGSKAPVAHTQYEHHTVDGQYGVYAGGGLVIVDYDPYKVSERPNLIERLPSTLTVESPHDGRHYYLSVEDDVGNGDFDGGSIQASRKYVVGPGSELDSCDKEWHDCSPDIEGHYCILHNRPIASVSATVFPDQQGNTHAHTTDANVTNISEEITDLAEVEAPFDVERRIQMLLDSDVGETVRYLMDGEYNEVGYCGDRSGAETKLCTYLKFALNNNHQTVKQVMDWICYKYPKTACGKPRKWAVNEYHRRSALSSKYDPDDTYDEPMPTAGPRPKVSQVAYLDVLDAIMVLGSASSAEISQHKLVDVGQRQVQNALNELEEDGLVTWEREGRSVIYKPISFEELA
- a CDS encoding tyrosine-type recombinase/integrase is translated as MTTSETPRSTNSKGQATVWLKPAQVKDLRNAIVKKSPSYLKQRNDALIQLLYDTGLRVGEAVQVDVEHLDLDESVLGLPADLQKDYPNENTPTYTRIGLAEETTRVLDQYLSSRWKESVALFPSTHSDRMTTQAVRDVVSLAAEAAEVQPHTRTGRGEPGDITPHTLRHSVAYRMLNHEDGHTLYNVRNRLRHSTIQTTEKVYDHFDSV